A stretch of DNA from Malus sylvestris chromosome 9, drMalSylv7.2, whole genome shotgun sequence:
tgtatctctattatgcaattcatgtagggaacttgtagggaatgttttgggttgtcgtatgcaatcatccaacctaataacttgtggaaaaactgagggttaattagtgcaattcacggttaatttggggcgttgagtattcataatttattggagaacaactgaaaatcgttttgtgtgcaagtgtgacatgtgtggagaagaacctcctaactagccttttatccatccttttcatccaaaaacgttttacaatatGTTTAGTTTGAAgtctctgttttgttttcaattttcgtccaaaacaaatccccctttattttgaagtcttagattagttagaaagtgttttgatttgtgtttctaattgttttgattcaagttttcacccaatttcgtccaagttcttgttaggttctcaaaactgcccagaaagtggtttttaggcagtattgagtcattaggttgctgttttgagttttaggtttgtttaagtgttttaaagtttagttttgcattctttgagtctagtttagtgttttaaaccttgttttagagtttttaagtcagtttccaagtgtttagcaatccctcctaatccccagtctagaacgatccctacttacatctttactacaatttgacaaaaagagggtttaatttgtgtgcttatctatttcgcatcaaatttttggcgccgttgccggggattagcaattttgctaatcccttggattgtttttgtttcttttatttcactttgtttctgactttgttaaagtttctgacctaattttgttccttgtttcttaggtactaatgtatgactagaagctctcaaacgattcgtgcgaacatcttggattttgacgacgactttgagaggaagttgagaAGGGTTCGAAACCAGCAAGGACAccatccacccaattccgaatctgaccttgaagaaaacgtacaagaagaggaggaggaagccacggcagggatatttgaagaagtccaaggcatggcggtggacaaccgtacactcaaggagctttccgcctcaggtttggataatgccgcacccttgtgcattcaatacaccatggctgcccaaggtaagacggacgagtttgaattaaagtcaagtttgcttcatcatattcctaaataccatggcttgtccatggaagatcctaacaaacatttgaaagaatttgaagtagtttgctctagtatgactcccgtcaatgttgacggaaatatcttgaagatgaaggcttttccattctctttgatggataaagccaaggattggttatacgagttagctcccggcactgtcacttcttgggagagtatgaagagagcgtacttggagaagttctttccaacttctcgcatcatcctcctacgcaaaaagataagcggaattcagcaagaagaaggtgagtcttttcctacatattatgaacgatttaaatcacttgttgcttcttgtccacagcatcagatgaaggaggagttgctcttgcaatatttctacgagggcctcctacctctagaacgtcaaatgcttgatgcttcggcggggggagcattggtggataaaacgcccatggctgccaaggtcttgattgctaatagagcgttgaacgctcaacagtacgagggtgtaggccaaagaggaccctcacggcaccaagtacatgaggtaagtgcgacttccgatcttcattcacaattggctaatcttacttctattgtttcacagatggccgagggaatgaagatgcaaggacctgtggtatgtggcgtatgttctatccaaggacatgtctccgaaaaatgtcctcaactcatcgagaatggcggatgggagagtgcgaatgccattgggtttcaaagccaaaatcagtcaagacacgatccatactccaacacatataatccggggtggcgagaccacccaaatttcaagtggagggatccccaacaacctcaaaaccaaggaggctttaggcaacaacccccgggattctttcccaaaacctacggcccaccccaaaatcaagcccaatccggcccaagtgcctcaggtacgtctcttgacaatgatgcacttcttaagatactaactaagttgtctaatgggcaggaagatcaagctaaggctatgcaaaaccaagataaaagggtggatcaacttgagaaacaaattgggcagattgctgagtttgtaggtaagtttcgagatcccggacaacttcctagttccaccattccaaatccgaagggaggtttcgaaagtgcaAAAGCAATCACcttaagaagtggtaaggaagttggggcaggtcctacatcaaaaacaggtcataacgaggatgaaattttgcaaatggaagaggaggaatcaaggatgcccacggcaaaggtgattccacctttgccgcaagtccctaaggccccaaatctgcccaatttgtcccacaaaggtaagaatgtgtcaaattcggttcatactaatgttttcccttcaattgtgccttttcctagtaggttcatgcaaacgaagaaagaagaggcagaaaaggatatccttgaaacctttcggaaagttcaagttaacatacctttgttagatgcaatcaagcaagttccaaggtatgctaagttcttgaaagaGTTGTGTACCACTAGAAAGAGGATGTcgactaaggaagtggtaaaggtaggtgagaatgtgtccgccatcttgcaacgcaaactacctcctaaatgcaaagatccaggtagctttagcattccttgtgtcattgggaacactagatttgaatctgccatgcttgatttaggtgcttctataaatgttatgccatattccatttatgcatctatgaacttaggagcgttgaaaaatgatggggtaataatacaattggccgatagatctaacgcctatccaaagggagttttggaagatgttcttgtgcaggttaatcatttagttttcccggcggatttctatgtccttgaaatggatgaatcggaccatgctccttcgctgcccattctacttggaaggccattcatgaagacggcccggacaaagattgacgtgtatagtggaactttgtccatggaattcgatggggaagttgttaattttaatctttctgattccattaaataccctagtgaggaccattcatgtttctctattgatataattgactctttggcgcagggatatctcgacgatttgaatgacgatgcgcttgaaaaagtcattacacgaggcatggaaattacaaccaagggggcagattctagtgtaacccacgacatacatggactaggccatgccgtgccccctagtgaggatctaattgaagttgtggctgcccttgagtcctcacctaagcttgatggtaagtatactacCCGTGAGTCCATTTCCATTTCTACTAACAAATTACTTCCAtccataattcaggcacctatccttgaactcaagcctttgccaagccatttgaagtacattttcttgggagaaaatgaaacactacctgccatcatttcctcctccctcacggcacaagaggaggagaaattgcttcgagttttgaaggagttcaaatctgccttaggttggacattggccgacatcaaaggtataagccctacgacttgtatgcatcacatatttcttgaggaggggaccaaaccaactagagaggctcaacgccgtcttaaccctccgatgatggaagtagtgaaaaaggagatcataaagcttctagattgtggggttatctatccaatctcagatagtaagtgggtttcgcccgttcaatgcgtgccaaagaaatccggagtgacggtggtagctaatgccgagaatgagcttgtccctcaacgtattcaaaccggttggagggtgtgcattgactataggaagctaaacaccaccacgaggaaggaccacttcccattgccgttcattgaccaaatgcttgagaggttagcgggttatgctttttattattttcttgatggttattctggttataatcaaattgtcatttcacccgaggaccaagaaaaaaccacttttacatgcccgtttggtacctttgcatatcgtcgcatgccttttggtttatgtaatgcacctgctacatttcaaagatgcatgataagcatattttctgattacgtagaaaagataattgaagtgtttatggatgattttagtgtatttggtgattcgtttgatagttgcttgcataatctaagtttgaaactaaccttgtacttaattgggaaaagtgtcattttatggttaaacaaggtattgttttaggtcatataatctctgaaaagggtattgaggttgataagtcgaaaatagatcttgtacgtcacttaccctctccgacttcggttagagaggttcgttcgtttcttggccatgcaggattctatcgtaggtttatcaaagatttctcgaagatagcacaacctcttcGCCGACTCCTACAgaaagaagtggcgtttgaattcaccaaggagtgcacagcatcattcaaccaactcaatgagttgttgaccacggcacccatcattgttccaccggattggagtctaccgttcgagctcatgtgtgatgcgtccgactatgctttaggagctgttttaggacaaagaaaggacaagaggccgcatgtcatttactacgcctcacggacattgaacgatgcacaattgaactactccactacggaaaaagaactccttgccgttgtctttgctttagataaatttcgatcatatctaattggaactaaagtaattgttttcactgatcatgcagctctgaagtacttgctcaccaaaaaggaggccaagccacggctaattcgatggatattgctacttcaagagttcaacatagagattcgggacaagaagggaagtgaaaacgtggtggctgaccacctaagccgaatggtgcataatgaggagtctttgccgattttggagacattccccgatgaacaattgctgtccattaaggttagtgcaccttggtatgccgatattgttaattttttggtgtcaaaacgtattccaagtgagttcactaggcaccaacgtgataaacttaggcatgatgcacggttttatgtgtgggatgatccgtacttatggaaattttgccccgatcagattatacgtcgttgtgtgcacgattctgaatgtcattcaattttgagtttttgtcacacatatgcatgtggagggcactttggcacacaacgcacagcccttaaggtgttacaatgtggattttattggcctagtattttcaaagatgctaaaactttttgcttaacatgtgataaatgccaacgaatgggtggtattagtgctagggaccaaatgccgcaggtttctatcctaaatgttgaaatttttgatgtttggggtattgattttatgggtccttttccttcttcgtatggttttacatatattttgcttgcggttgattatgtgtcaaagtgggtggaagcaaaggccacccgaactaatgattctaaagtggttgcagattttattagaactaacatttttacaaggttcggaatgccacgagtgatcattagtgacggagggtcacacttttgcaatcggaccattgaagcgttattgaggaaatacagtgtcacccataaggtttctacaccttaccatcctcaaacgaatggccaagccgaggtttccaaccgagagatcaagcaaatacttgagaagaccgttgggccaacacggaaggattggagcttacggttagatgatgcactttgggcgtatcgtacgacgtacaaaacacccattgggatgtcccccttccgacttgtatatggcaaggcgtgccatcttcctgttgaattggagcacaaagcactttgggccatcaagaagtttaacatgaacctcgaggaagcaggaagtcaaaggagattgcaattgaatgagcttgatgagatacggcacgaggcgtacgataatgcaagcatttacaagcaaaagaccaaagctttccatgacaacatgatccgtgggaaatcattctcaattgggcagaaagtgctattgttcaattcccgtttacgtttgtttcctggtaagttacgttctaagtggattggaccgtttgttattactaacatatcttcttatggtgccatccagattcaaagtctcaaaacaggtcatgaattccaagtcaacggacaccgtttgaagccatattatgagaactttgttgaacaaaccgtggatgatatttctttgggtgccgtgggcacaaatggagaatgaatgggcttttcgtccggctgtacgacgttaaagaaagcgctacttgggaggcaacccatgcaattcaacaaaggaagaccaaggaattactccaattccagatttgcgttcctaaactcttcactttgttatttatttcgaatctgcctatttagttgttttagttgctgtttgtgtgtttctttttgtttagtgtgattttatgcttgaaacattgaggacaatgtttgatttaagtgtggggggggggggggtaactaagtgttttagatgcaaattcgtgggattttatcacccttaacttggatacttgttccttgctgtttttaagtgtttttgagcagttttgatgtgttttagtgtgttttgatgcaaaaatccgaaaatcacataaaaatttgttttaaaaaacccaaaaagagttgtttttgtgtgtttgtttgtgtcttagggtaccttccaacacaatgatgaggattcggtttgtaattacatggctgctaaagagagtgattaacatggatgaaagtttgatgtactctttgtttatgcttagttgtgattataactcatgaattcacatgcaatcataaaggaaaaatcagtttttgtaacatgcttgaaggaaggaactcaaactaacgctacaaccttgttagacttgagcctaaacgtttatttggaaatccccggcaacggcgccaaaatttgatgtgaaaaataagttaacacacaaaattaaaccctctttttatcaaatgtagtaaagtatgtaagtagggatcgttctaggccagggattaggagggattgctaaacacttgaaaactgacttaaaaacataaaaacaaaatttaaaacactaaactagactcaaagaatgcaaaactatactttaaaatacttaaacaaacataaaactcaaaacagcaacctaatgactcaaaactgcctaaaaaccactttctgggcagttttgagaacctaacaagaacttggacgaagttggatgaaaacttgaatcaaaacacttagaaacacaaatcaaaacactttctaactaatctaagacttcaaaataaaagggggatttgttttggacgaaaattgaaaacaaaacagaaactttaaaacaaaacagattgtaaaacgtttttggatgaaaaggatggataaaaggctagttaggaggttcttctccacacatgacacacttgcaaacaaaatgattttcagttgttctttcaataaattatgaaactcaacaccccaagttaattagatacgcttaaattaaccttcaagttctccttaagttaatgaattggatggaaaagcgcatacaacaattcaaagcattcctcaaaggttccttacgtgatgagcacaataaagatacaatcaagaatcatgaagcacaatgagaactataagtgttgacgaggcattcgttactatgatgagcatgaaactagtgccaagaattcattcaacgcgatcgttttcaagcgaccttcactacttgtgattataagattgtaactattaggtgaaactccctcataatctagcatcatattcatgcatgaaaactaagcgtgcactctcaatcaacatacacaaataagttatcaatcaagtagatgaacgaattgaatccgcaacttatgaaataacaactgaatgtaatcaaatcatattgcaagcatgtacatggtttcgaatcaccccccaactaagggggtttagttcctcattcttgcaatacaaagatacataaaattagacattaaaatcaaaggaaagaaaacacctaaaatgctccaacttggaaagcaagtgcatcaatggatctcccttcctccttgttgcggcatgaagcttgtagacagatttttgggtggatttatggtgtagaatggatggggaatgttatatggaggggtttagggtgagtgtggaagagtgtttgatggttggaaggtggtggagaactaggcaaagagggtggaagaaggtggagtggctgttatgttttctaggcactagaatggtgttttttgggtgttttgcttcctagggtgtgtatggacgaatttctgtgataaaatgatgaatatgggggattgttctttggccaaggggtgtaaacatgtatttataggccccaaaaaccttagaaaattaggttaggctagggatgaaatgcatggcaagttggtgtgtgtggtgtgcaatggtccaagggtgaaaatgaagtgatgatgcaaagtgtgaagggtaaaatggagtggtgttgcagctagggagcatgaatgattgtgtacattgcatagagatggaaagggaggtgaaatgtgtcaacaaatgggtcaaaggtgcaacaacatgtgtgacacatgccattggattccaaatgtgaatgatggagcatcaattggtgcatgtaatggatgtaaaggttgtctaaaatctaatgggtgaagggaacaagaggtatcaagcaattgagtgaaataattaaatgaattaaagcatgaaatcagaaattatgtaggggacaagagtgatcaagcatggcatgggaatccaaagggaattctatgtgttttgcatggcaaggagtgtgcaacttggagtgacaaatttttgggctgaattctttatcttttggacactaattcttcacattcttggcctctttagttctcaaattcgtccatccactttggcccatgcatttgctatccattccaagcccgaaacaagctccaaaggcctccttcactttgcatgtgggcttctttgcatgtgtatgagttgtcattgtttatccttgcaattacacacacacacttgcacacacatatgcccaaaacgtccatcctcatgcatgcaatccatttgagcccaatattgatccaacatgcaccaaaatgcacttttcttgccaaggttgttattaagacctacaaacaaatgaaaatggctttaaacactaaaataactaaagaaacacaaagtaaacgcacaagaacaaaccaattaagtcgcataaatatgctcctatcatctccaccccggattgtaagaattagagtatggatcatgacggggttgattttggttcccaaaacccacggcattggcagattcccaacccCTATTCTCAATCAATTTAGGGCATTGATCGTTAgcatgtccttgcatagagcacacgccacacacacttggtccatgaatcttcattccctcggccaactgagaaacaatagaggtaaggttagctaattgggattgaatttcgggcatagaacttacctcattcacttgtggccgtggggggtctctttgtccaacaccttcgtattgttgtgcattatgtgctcggttggcaattagaacttttgcagcccccggagttttatccaccaacgcacctcccgccgaggcatcaagcatttggcgttccatgggaaggagtccttcgtagaagtattgaatgagcagctcctccttcatttgatgctgtggacaagaagcaacaagtgatttaaaacgttcataataagaaggaaacgattcaccttgattttgttggatgccactaatccgtttcctcaagagaatgactcttgaagttgggaaaaacttctccaagaaagctcttttcatactatcccaagatgtaaccgttccgggtgctaactcgtaaagccaatccttcgccttttccacaagtgagaatggaaaagccttcatcatcaaAATGTTCCCGTCGACAtttatgggtgtcatgctcgaacaaacaacctcgaactccttgagatgcttgttgggatctaccatggaaagcccatggtattttggaatatggtgcaacaagcttgacttcaactcgaattcatcggtcttgccttgggcagccgcggggtattgaatgcataatggtgcggcattggtcaaccccgaggccgaaagctctttaatggtccgattgtctgctgccataacttcttcttccacttcttcaaactcagattcggcctctgaacttgaactaggttcactaggttcgggatgcctcctctgtcttctcaaatcacgttcaaaatcgtcgttaaagtccaagatatttgcatgcacagtttgagaactccgcgtcatgcactagtacctaaaccaagaaaacaaaacaaaatcagaaaactaagtaaattatactaaaacacacggcaaaacgcaagggattagcaattttgctaatccccggcaacggcgccaaaatttgatgtgaaaattaacttgacacacaaattaaaccctatggatgacaattgtagtatatgagcaaatagggatcgttctagaccggggattaactagggatgctaatcaatgtgaaactgactcaagaacataaaaacataatgtagaacactaaactagactcaattattgcaaaactagagtttaaaacacctaaacaaaccaaaaactcaaaacagcaactaaaagactcaaaactgcctcaaaaccactttctgggcagttttgagtacctaacactaatttggacgaaattggactaaaacttgactcaagacacttaaaaacacaaactaaattgatttctaactaatctaacactttaaaataaatgggggattgattttgacgaacttaaaactttaaaacttaaactttgaaaacaaacttaaagcaaaacagattgtgatgaaatagaatgatgagaaactagttagagggttccttatccacacatgaacatatgcataaaatttgattcccagttatgacttcaacaaacaatgaatgacaatgcttcaagttaataggagcatatttatgcgccttagttagctagttcttatgcatttccatggtgttttcttagttaaagtagtcttttaagctagttttatgtgttttcaggttttaaggccaaaggatgcaagaagatgcattttggagctttttggagcaaaattgggcttgaaatgattatcacataattggagccaaggtttggacgaatttgaagacttgaagatgatgattcctacttgaacaaggtttcctagttgaagtaggaaagtgcttacatgaaggaggattcctaattgacgaaggattcctaattgaaaatggattcctaatcacatgatgattcctagaagaacaaggattcctacttgaagtaggaaagttaagccaaggt
This window harbors:
- the LOC126633884 gene encoding uncharacterized protein LOC126633884, which gives rise to MAEGMKMQGPVVCGVCSIQGHVSEKCPQLIENGGWESANAIGFQSQNQSRHDPYSNTYNPGWRDHPNFKWRDPQQPQNQGGFRQQPPGFFPKTYGPPQNQAQSGPSASGTSLDNDALLKILTKLSNGQEDQAKAMQNQDKRVDQLEKQIGQIAEFVGKFRDPGQLPSSTIPNPKGGFESAKAITLRSGTSL